One Agelaius phoeniceus isolate bAgePho1 chromosome 7, bAgePho1.hap1, whole genome shotgun sequence DNA segment encodes these proteins:
- the RPL37A gene encoding large ribosomal subunit protein eL43, which yields MAKRTKKVGIVGKYGTRYGASLRKMVKKIEISQHAKYTCSFCGKTKMKRKAVGIWHCGSCMKTVAGGAWTYNTTSAVTVKSAIRRLKELKDQ from the exons ATG GCCAAGCGCACCAAGAAGGTCGGGATCGTGGGTAAATATGGGACCCGTTACGGTGCATCCCTTAGGAAAATGGTGAAGAAGATTGAAATCAGCCAGCATGCCAAGTATACCTGCTCCTTCTGCGGCAAG ACCAAAATGAAGAGGAAGGCTGTGGGTATCTGGCACTGCGGGTCCTGCATGAAGACAGTTGCTGGTGGTGCCTGGACTTACAA TACCACCTCTGCAGTGACAGTCAAATCTGCCATCAGAAGACTGAAGGAACTGAAAGACCAGTAG